Within Sorangiineae bacterium MSr11367, the genomic segment CGTATAGCTGCGTCGAGCAAGGCGTACACTGCGACTCCTCGGGGACCTTCTGACAGAGATCGGTCACCGGTGAACCCGGCTGAGGGTGTACGCATATCTCCGTTACTCGGCACGTCTCGCTTCCGCATGCAAATTTCGCCGTGGGATCCGAACAGATGCTTCCGGGAGGATCGGTAACGGCTCCATCGCCAGCGTCGCCATCGCTGGAACCGGGATCGACGGGGCCACCATCCCCCTCACCTTGGCCGGCGGTACCGCCGTCGCCGATCTCGCCGCCAGTGGAACACGCACCACCTTGCGAGACGATGGCCCCCTTCCTGCACGCAAACGAGACGCCGTTCAAACACGTATCGCTCTCGCACGAAATGGTGCGCCTTGCACCGTTATACGAGATGTCACACGAACAGTTGGAACCCTCGTCATCGTTCCCCGAAGACGAACCGCAGGCAACGACGGCACAAATTCCCATTATCCATGCCAATGCTCGGACAGAGAGCATGCTTTTCTCCAGTGAAGTCGCGAGTCAGACCCGCACGACCGATCCGAGCCGGCAACGCACCGGCTCAGTTTCTGTAACGGCGGGCCCGACGTCGGGCCACTAAATTGAGCATATTCTTGCCATAGTCATCCGCTATGGCTCCGTGTCGTCCCGGTTACCAACTCGTATGCAGCGGCATCCCCTCCGCGTAGCCGGCCATGCTTTGCAGCCCGACCACCACGTTGCGATAAAACTCGTCCAAGGTCCGCGCCCCCACGTACGTGCACGCACTTCGTAGCCCCGCCACAATCGTGTCGATCAAGTCTTCCACGCTGGGGCTCTTCGGGTCGAGGTACATGCGCGATGTGGAAATACCCTCTTCGAACAAAGCCTTGCGGGCCCTGTCGAACGGTGAATCCTTCGACGTGCGCAATTGCACCGCACGCCCCGAGGCCATGCCGAAGCTCTCTTTGTAGAGTCGCCCATTCGCGTCGCGCATCGTGTCGCCGGGCGACTCGTACGTCCCTGCGAACCACGAACCGATCATCACATTGGATGCCCCCGCCGCGAGGGCCAGGGCCACATCGCGCGGATGGCGCACGCCGCCGTCCGCCCACACGTGTTTGCCCAGGCGCCGCGCCTCGCCCGCACATTCGAGCACCGCGGAGAACTGCGGCCGCCCCACCCCCGTCATCATGCGCGTCGTGCACATCGCCCCCGGGCCGACACCCACTTTGATGATATCGGCCCCTGCCTCGACCAAGTCCGCGACACCGCGCGCCGTCACCACGTTGCCGGCGACCAAGGGCACCTTGGCACCGCCCATCCCGCGGATCGCCTTGACCGTCGCCGCCATCTTCTCTTGATGACCATGCGCCGTATCGACCACCAGCGCATCGATGCCCGCCGCGAGCAATGCCTCGGCCTTGCGCCCCACATCGCCATTGATGCCCACGGCCGCGGCCACACGCAAACGGCCCTTAGCATCCGTCGCCGGCGTGTACAACGTCGCGCGCAAAGCCCCTTTGCGCGTGAGAATCCCTTTCAATTGCCCATTGGCATCGACCACGGGCGCCAAGCGGTGCCGCGCCCCCTCGAGCTTGTCGAACGCTTGCCGCGGCGTCACCCCTTCCGACAAAGTCAGAAGATCCCGCGACATGATTTGCCCCAATTGCGTATACCGATCGATGCCCTGAAAATC encodes:
- a CDS encoding GuaB1 family IMP dehydrogenase-related protein; this translates as MKFLNDQQPAQDLTYNDVFIVPNPSTVASRLDVDLATNDGTGTTIPLVVANMTAVAGRRMAETVARRGGIVVIPQDIPENVVSDVVAWVKARALLYDTPISLAPTDTVDKAIGLLPKRAHQAAVVVEGGRPVGIVTEADFQGIDRYTQLGQIMSRDLLTLSEGVTPRQAFDKLEGARHRLAPVVDANGQLKGILTRKGALRATLYTPATDAKGRLRVAAAVGINGDVGRKAEALLAAGIDALVVDTAHGHQEKMAATVKAIRGMGGAKVPLVAGNVVTARGVADLVEAGADIIKVGVGPGAMCTTRMMTGVGRPQFSAVLECAGEARRLGKHVWADGGVRHPRDVALALAAGASNVMIGSWFAGTYESPGDTMRDANGRLYKESFGMASGRAVQLRTSKDSPFDRARKALFEEGISTSRMYLDPKSPSVEDLIDTIVAGLRSACTYVGARTLDEFYRNVVVGLQSMAGYAEGMPLHTSW